One Hydractinia symbiolongicarpus strain clone_291-10 chromosome 7, HSymV2.1, whole genome shotgun sequence genomic window, AAGTTTGGTATAGCAAATGCTTCTTGAGGATTAGATCTATATAGTTTCAACTGCGATTCCCAGTCTGTGATGCTATCAGTTGAAATAAAATACCTGTGCATAAAATTATAATTCATCTCAGTGTATTACACCAGAACTTCCaaaggaaaaaattattttgcaaataaaattatatatataactatTGCAAGCTACTTACCTTTGTTTACTATGCCCACAAGAATCCAATTTATCTTCCcaattttgtcttttttgtaaCACCATACACACAACCAAATCACAATCCACTTTTCATTCACTTTTTCTTGGAGTAAGTTCGACATACATTGAGCAATACCAGTAGAAGTACGTTTATAAATTTTTCGAGAGAAGTTTTTGTATTCCTTCTTTGGCTTCTCTGAATACAAATAAAATGTGTAGATTTATTGTTGGAATAACAAAcaaaggctaaaatacataatAAAACATAATATTTAGAACTATATACTGAACTTATACCTATTCGTCGACTTGCGTATAGGCCACAAGCACGTTGTTTTTCCACAATAACGTctttttctgtataaatattgTATGGCAAAACATTCCATGCATATCTTTCCTTAATCATACTGCCcatgacatttaggtaaaatCCTGAAAATGCTCCAAATTCAAAATATCTTGCCATTGTTTGTAGCCAAAGAAAGAAGTGTGTCTTCAGCAGCTAACATACTGCAAAATGACTTGAAATATCCATTTCTCATTTTTTGTGTAAAGTCAATTTCCAAAGCAATACCATCTTGGCATTTTTTGAGACaatttaaagcattttttatgTACTCATCGCCTAAAGTATAGGAATATAACGAAATATTAAGCAGTTATATATTTTGATGAAATTCCTGAATGCCAACATGACAGTACGTAAGCATCTGAATTAACCCATGTAATATAACTCAAACAATAAGTACAATTATAATACAATATCAATAGTTATAGTGAGTATTAAAGATAAAATATGAAAAGATAATCAGACATCATTTATAAATCATACTTTGCTTTGAAGTCATATCCATTGTTTCATCCTCAATATTCGATTGCTCAGCACTTTCATGATTCAATATAGTATtctattttgtaagaatattaGACATACATGTACGCAATGTGATACTGTAACTAGCtatacataaaataataaaattaaatttttagccACAAACCTGTTCATTTTATAATGAAATCATATTGCTTGTATTTTCAGCATTAACACTGACCTGAAATTAGGAAAATGTACCATTAGTTACTACTACAAAGTATGACAAAGGATAAACTCGATGACCAATAAGGATGGAAAAAGGCAGAAAGGGTCAACGAGCAAATGCATAAAAAAGGCGACCATGTATAAGAAAAGTGACATGCTGTTAGTGACGTTGTGGATTGTACTACTACTACTTCTGCTTCAAGATCACATGGGGGTGGAGAAGTTTGAAGATTATCCATCTGGCTAGATATAAAAAGCGAAAACAAACAATGctacaatttagaaaaattagcTAGCTTTGTGTTTCTTCTTCTCCTTTTTAACTACCGTGTGGTTTAGGGGTCTAGGGCGAGCTAAATAAGATAAGTGAACTGCCAGACCAAAAATTCCTAGACCCTCGATAGTTGTATAATTTTCTAATCAGTAAAGACATAATAGGCAAGAAGAAAGAGTTTACGTGGTGGGTGGTGGGAAAGTTTCTTTGGCATTTACAGATATTGCAAACAAAAATATGTGGTATTTTGTGGTATCTATGGGACGTAGGACTACAGTGTTTCCTGAAGGACTAAATccaacctctagcttaaaatACTTAGCTTTGTGTAACATCCATTCTTCGTTCTTGTTTTGTTCCAGCCAGCTAGCACTTGCGGCcactgttgtttacattttatgcTACCATTTTGATTGTATGATGTAATATTTTGTTCTAATTATAGCTATTTTATGTGGTATCAAGTgtatcatagtcataagaaaaaagatATTCTCGGTAATCATGTTGTCAAAATGGGGGTGGCCCGAGCGCCAATACACTAAAATCAGCAAGATGGCTGCCGCAGCCGAAGATTACGTTGGAGATGAAGATTTGGATGCTATTTTGTTGATACTTGAGGAGAATATTCTCGAAAATAATACAGATTTTACTGGAGAGTTCGAGGGAATAGTTGATGAAATCAATGATGAGGTTCCTGCCGCGGGATTTCAGTGTTCTGAGTGCGAAAAAGTATGCAAAACTCAACGTGGTTTAACCAGGCATCGTAATGTAAAACACGCACCCACAAATACTGATTCTGCCATTGCTTCGACatcacaaaatgtgaaaaagaccCCTGAAGAGTTGCTACATCCTCTATACTTCAAGAAATATGTAAACGCTAGTGCATTGAAGCTAGCAAAGGATGAATGTTACTCTGAGAAAGCACGTGAAGAATTTGATGGCTACACAGTGACACTTGATGAGGCAAATGCATCATATGCTTATGTTCGTGACGTAATTGGTCAATTCAAGGGAAATGCTGAGAAATTTTATccaaaattttacaaatgtaTATCAGCAGATGCAGTCATCTTTCAGAAATTATCACGGAAATGTTCAGTTCTACTTGGTTGTGAGGTAGCAAATCATGTCTTGGCTCATATCACAGGTTCTATTGTGAAAGAAAACACCGTTGAATTTCCGAAACCATGTTACAGTGCCGAGGAAATCAATATCATAAAATATTTGAGTGGTTATGTCTTTTCCACAATGTACAGGCGATTGAGACGTTCAAAAGCTACACAGAGTATGTTGGGTGTTCCATGTTTGAACATACTTATAGTTGGCAAGCAATCGGCCGATGAAAGTTGCGAAAGTGATGTCCTAATAAAAGCTAAGGATAGAGGCGGTCTATGGAGTGTTACCCCAGAAGTTCATGCAATATTTACCGAAGTCTAAACATCATTTCGCGAATCAACAGCCAATTTTGGTAGACAAATAGACGaatttcaatgtttacatttttcagcACTTCTGCGCATGCGCGGCTTGCCGTtaaaatcgacaggcaaaacaTTAGCCGCGCCTTCGTTCTTTCATAAGGAAGTTATCGAAGAGGGAAGACGTGTTGTGATAGTTAGagagaaaaaacttaaaattatttaaaatattcgtCGTAAACGTTGAAGTACTGATTGTGGAAGGATGCCTGATAGTTGCTGTGTACCGAATTGTACGAACAGACGCAAGAAAGGCGATGGAAGTGGTGGTTTTTTTCGAATTCCTTCGAAGAAATACCCAGACGTCAGAAAAAGATGGTTGACTGCGATTGGCAGGGTGGATTGGCCAGAACAGCTAATTGGAAATGCTAAAGTATGCCATCTGCATTTCACATCTGGTATGTATATTCATTTCTCTTGTCCATAAACGTTTGAAACTCCCTCTTCCCCCCTCTGGGTGAGGCCTCCCTGTCTCGTATTTACTACCGCACTGAGATTCTTTCACTCCCAGTAAGTCAATGTTTTGCACATCTAGTCACTGTGAATATATGGAATATTCTATTCTTTTTGTAGGAAAAAAATCAAAGGACCCACTGAGCCCTGATTTTGTGCCATCAGTTTTCCACCGAATTGGGAAAAAAATGAGtgaggaaaaaaagaaagagaaacaggaTCGATTCCAACGTGCACGTCTGAGAGTTAAGCAGCGCTCAAATCTTCCTGTTGTGGAAGAGCCCAGTGAAGTTTTGGAACCAGAGGAGGAAGAGCTAAGCCCACAAGATATGgagattgaaaaattaaaacaaaaagtgaCAGAAATAGAGAATGttgtgaaagaaaaagaaaataacatcaAGGAAGTGACTCGAAAATACTGTAGCATCCAAAATGAACTTGTCAACAGGATGGCTGAAATCcatcagttaaaaaataaaaacaatttgtcaAGAAAATTCCAACTAAATTATGGACATTTGAAAAGtcattatcaaaaataaaatgaaacgtATCAGCAGAATATTGACACCGAAAGATCACCTTGTTGTTGTCCTGGTAAAATTGAAACTTGGCTTGTATAACAAAGATATCGCTTTCAGGTTTGGAATTACATGCAAAATGGTCACCAAAATTTATCGAAGCTTGCTTAAAGTATTATCaaaatctttactttttttaattgtgtGGCCTGAGAAGGAAGCTATACGTAAGCATGTGCCGAAGTGTTTCAAAAAGTACTTAAGTTGTCGCTGCATCATTGACTGCACTGAGATATTCATACAACGTCCATTAAATCTCAATGCCAGAGCACAGACATGGTCTAATTACAAGAATACTAATACCATCAAGTATTTGGTTGCATGTTCTCCAACAGGAAGTGTTAGTTTCCTATCAGAAGGATGGGGAGGTAGAGTCTCTGATAaggaaataacaataaaaagtgGTTTTTTGGATTTAGTCGAAAATGGAGATCTTGTTTTGGCTGATCGAGGATTCCTTAT contains:
- the LOC130648623 gene encoding uncharacterized protein LOC130648623; translation: MKRISRILTPKDHLVVVLVKLKLGLYNKDIAFRFGITCKMVTKIYRSLLKVLSKSLLFLIVWPEKEAIRKHVPKCFKKYLSCRCIIDCTEIFIQRPLNLNARAQTWSNYKNTNTIKYLVACSPTGSVSFLSEGWGGRVSDKEITIKSGFLDLVENGDLVLADRGFLIEQELATRGVVLKIPEFTIGKEQMSAMDVDRSRKIANVRIHIERVIGRLRKFEILNTTIPITQVDLLDDVFIVICALVEHSQVFGALVIFTQE
- the LOC130648622 gene encoding uncharacterized protein LOC130648622; this translates as MPDSCCVPNCTNRRKKGDGSGGFFRIPSKKYPDVRKRWLTAIGRVDWPEQLIGNAKVCHLHFTSGKKSKDPLSPDFVPSVFHRIGKKMSEEKKKEKQDRFQRARLRVKQRSNLPVVEEPSEVLEPEEEELSPQDMEIEKLKQKVTEIENVVKEKENNIKEVTRKYCSIQNELVNRMAEIHQLKNKNNLSRKFQLNYGHLKSHYQK
- the LOC130649446 gene encoding uncharacterized protein LOC130649446 produces the protein MARYFEFGAFSGFYLNVMGSMIKERYAWNVLPYNIYTEKDVIVEKQRACGLYASRRIEKPKKEYKNFSRKIYKRTSTGIAQCMSNLLQEKVNEKWIVIWLCVWCYKKDKIGKINWILVGIVNKGILFQLIASQTGNRS